The proteins below come from a single Mustela nigripes isolate SB6536 chromosome 14, MUSNIG.SB6536, whole genome shotgun sequence genomic window:
- the LOC132002126 gene encoding neuroblastoma breakpoint family member 6-like protein has product MAESLTTFSDPRTEMSILETNQYLCSQLEKSKQNFRNLMEKFLTSKATAYILANQLQKYKSEEYKGLIESMLEEEVQFDRELAEKTRPTARLGKYDPLIQDQARELTHLRQRIQEGKGVCYLFIQHTKSMVKSFKGILRSTDIAHYQGQRFCEQLAHGSQLAENLASKLVTENYNDKKDEDGQEPLAPRLSKELQEEVNEAQEDSLDERYLTHSSRCDSDQPPSSSAFLSDVQEASSAVEVTKDEIHNLYQHLREILFINDCLQEKLEHHLSISDQGNGCTSNLNRQSLESASQLYNENRSIREESLSLLAHLNRISRATCLYILTQPMSA; this is encoded by the exons ATGGCAGAATCTCTCACCACCTTCTCTGATCCAAGGACAGAAATGAGCATCCTGGAAACCAACCAGTACTTGTGCTCCCAGCtggaaaaaagcaaacagaacttCCGGAACCTCATGGAGAAATTCCTCACATCCAAGGCTACTGCTTACATCCTGGCCAACCAGCTGCAGAAATACA AGAGTGAAGAGTACAAAGGCCTCATCGAATCCATGCTGGAGGAAGAAGTGCAGTTTGACAGGGAGCTGGCGGAGAAGACAAGACCGACTGCAAGGCTTGG gAAATATGATCCCCTGATTCAGGATCAGGCCCGAGAACTGACCCACTTACGACAGAGGATACAGGAAGGGAAAGGTGTCTGTTATCTTTTCATTCAGCATACAAAGAGCATGGTCAAGTCTTTTAAGGGCATCCTCAGGAGCACTGACATTGCCCACTACCAGGGACAGAGATTCTGTGAACAACTGGCCCACGGAAGCCAGCTGGCAGAGAACCTTGCCAGCAAACTCGTCACTG AAAATTACAATGATAAGAAGGATGAAGATGGACAGGAGCCATTGGCACCCAG GCTCAGCAAGGAGCTCCAGGAGGAAGTGAATGAAGCCCAGGAAGACTCACTAGATGAACGGTATTTGACTCATTCCAGTCGCTGTGACTCTGACCAGCCTCCCAGCAGCAGTGCCTTCCTCTCTGATGTGCAGGAAGCCAGTTCTGCTGTGGAAGTCACCA AAGATGAGATCCACAACCTGTACCAGCACCTGAGGGAAATTCTTTTCATCAATGACTGCCTTCAAGAAAAGCTGGAACATCATCTCAGCATTTCTGACCAAGGAAACG GATGCACGTCTAACCTTAACAGGcagagcttggagtctgcttcccagCTGTACAATGAAAACAGAAGTATCAGGGAAGAAAGTCTGAGCCTTCTGGCTCACCTGAATCGTATTTCCAGAG CGACATGCTTATATATCCTCACACAGCCAATGAGCGCATAG